The sequence GGCACCATGCAAGAGGCTCACACAAATGGATCCATCCTTTCGTGGTCTGGAGGTCAGAGACCACAGGAGACTTGCAGGAGAGCTCTATGGTTGCCTTGTTCTGGACCACATGCACATGCAGCCACACCAGGAAGGTCACTGGCTGCATGCTGCCTACTTTATGGACAGCACTGGGCTGCACTTCATGGTGCAACTGCAGAAGGTAATCCATCTTCACAGTGCCTCTGCCTTCTGCCACTGTGCAAGGTAACAACACCTGAAGCTGACCAAAGCTCAGGAAACTGTGTAAGGTATTACAGGGAACAAGCACAAAGTTCAGGTCCTTGCACCCAGGCTTTCCTGGGTGAATTCTTTGTACTCCTCCATACAACACAGGCAGGGTGGGGAAACCTAGGGAAAGAAAGTGCCAAGAAACATGAGGAAAGGGATGTCTTGTCCCAGCATTACCCTGTTGTTAACACACTGTGGGTCCACCAAGCCCTCATTCCAGGTGCTTTGTGTTAGAACTGCCTTTGAAGCCTGCGgcactctcctcctcctctgttgTGACCCCTGTAGCTGCCCCCAGGATCATCAACATCACTGTCAGCTCCAATGGGGATCGCACATTCCAGGCCCGCTGCACTGCCGAGGGGGAGCCTGCACCTGCCCTCACCTGGACTGGACCACCCTACAGCAACCtcacctccaccaccagcaTGAACCATCGTGTCACCAAGGAGCTCCAGTACCTGACCCATGATGGGAAATACACCTGTACTGCCATCAACAGCCATGGaagagctgaaggggctgtgTACTTCTACAAATTCAAAGCCTCCAgcagcaacttcttcctgatcCTGATCTTTGTGCCACTAGGAATTAAAGTGCTCattctgctggtgatgctgaGCTTCATTGTTTTCTCAAGAGGAGGTGAGCATCACTGCTTGCCTCAGTAGTCTTGCACTACTCAGGCTCATAACCACAGGTAGGATGCAGCAGGTAAAGCCAGGTAGGAAGTGCcggatttggtttgggttttttaaacatCATTTTATGGTTTTCCACTGGAGAACTGCATTTCTAGTGGGCATTctcagaagagggaagagagtcCTTCTGGCTGGCTGAACACAGCCTGCATACAGAAGGCCTCATTCAGGAAaagacagagagggaggaaaggtgCTCAAGAGGGCAATCaatggagatgctgctgcctaCACAACCcagctttttcttgttttgtttttcttgaagGGGTCTAATTGCTGCCTCTCCCTCTGTAGCCTATGGGCAGGGGGttattttcatttctatttcATTTATTTCCACACAAAAGTTTGACCTCCTGTGGGTGGGCATCCTCACTTTGCAGGCCATCTCAGTCAGCACCCTGAGCCTGGATACTGAGCCAGGTGCTTCCCCATCATGAGTGCTTCCCCATCACCTCTCAGCCACACCAGCTCCACGAAAGCAGGAAACCCCCAGCTCATAGGCTAGGAGATCAGACCTCCCTAGAagcctgctggccacccctGCCATGTGATGAcatggggaggagggagctATGAGGGACTCTGGGCTCTGACTCTCGCACTGGAGGACATAGTGAATCACCATGACTCATCTGCAGAGACAGCCTGGTGTCAACACCCCGAGAAAGCCACCACTCAAACTGTAAGAGCTGTAAGAGCTACCAGAAATTATTCATTCCTtgtattccagtgtctcattcCCACACCCATGAGGAGGACCACTCCCCAGTCACTGGAGTGTTGTAACCATCCTTTAGCACAGCTtcccaacagctccaggtcaGTCCTGGCTCCCCAGCTTGCTCTGACCTCCACTGCTAACCCACATCTTCCTTCTCAATTCACAggtccctcctctgccccatccagcctggcttggtaAGGATTGCTTGCTTTCTACTCATGTTATCCAGCAGGAGGGTGGCAATGGCTAAGGACAAAAGTGCAGTGTGTCCTTGATCTTGGCAGCAACCTTCTGGCCTGAGAGCAGGCTCATGGAACAGGAACAGGGTTGAGCTGATGTCCTGGAGAGCAAGTGGGAGAGATCAAAGCTTGGGACTGTTGGTAGGAGGCTCTGGCCTGGGTACACTGAAGAAAAGACCCCAGTGATGTGAGGACAAGGAACTGGAGCTGCAGGTTGAAGAGCCCCTGGCACatgatgctgcagctgcacagggctACAAGATGCTTAGGTGGGCTACAGGCCTACCACAGGGTAGGAAGCCTTATTAAAGCAGCAAAACAATCAccctcctgggctccccagacgAGAGGAACAGGCTGGAATGGGgtctgtgccaggctgaggcatgATGGATGTGGGAGGGGAAACTCTGCAGCAGGAACCTCCTCCTCTGTCTGCACACCAGTCCTTACTGGAGCAGAGAAAGTGCCCATACCAAAGCTGAtgaactctgccaaggctggcagaAGGTACAGAGACACCCAGCAGCCCAACTCAGAGCCAGCTCAGGTGTGGCAGGGCCTGATACTTTGGGTGGCATCCACACAATGATCTGATGGTATCCTTGGCACTTACCATTACTCTCTTGGACACTGTTGACAGCTGTGGAGGGCAACCCAGAAAGAGATGGGGGAAAAATGGTCCTCATACTAAGAACCAGAAACAAACCTTAGGCTAAACCTAAACAAGCAGTGTCTGAGGCCAGTGGAACTACCTGTGCATGGGactgctcccttccaaccagttATCCCTGTGTGATGTTTTTTATAAGAAATACAAATTACTTAAGGGGAAAAGGATACCTAGAGTCAAATGCTGAACTCCATCAtacagaattaacaaggttggaaaagatcttgagatcaccaagtccaacctatcatccaacactacctaatcaactaaaccatggcaccaagtgcctcctccagtctctctttaaatacttccagtgatagtgactctaccacccccccgggcagcacattccaatggccaagctctctctctgtgaagaatttcttcctaacatccagcctaaacctcccctggcacagcttgagactgtgtcctcttgttctgtcataggttacctgcgagaagagaccaacccccaccctaaaaagtccctccccagccttcttgtagcccccttcagatactggaaggccacgatgaggtctccctcagagaccttctcttctccagactgaacagccccaactccctcagtctgtcctcacaggagaggtgctccagccctctgctcatccttggggcccttctctggacaccttccagcacctccagatccctctggtaatagaggctccagaactggaggcagtactccaggtggggtctcaccagagctgagtagagggggagaatcacctcccttgacctgctggccacacttctcttgctgcagcccaggctctgcttggctctctgggctgcaagtgctcactgctggctcctgttgagcttctcctcccccagcacccccaagtccttttcttcagggctgctctcaagccagttgctgcccagcctatattggtgcttgggattgccccaaaccagatgcaggaccttgcacttggtcttgttgaaactcatgaggttggcttgggcccagctctccagcctgttaaggtcccactggatggcctccctttcCTCCATCTTAAGAAATTATACAGGAGAATccacttttttcttcccttgcctTACCCAAGCAAGGTGGCCAGATCAGCAGGACAGTCAAGTGCACAGCATTAGGAGACAGCCAAAGAGGCAACTGGAAATTGAATCCCACAGGTGAATTTGTGTGAAGCATTTGCAAAAGCACAGTCCTGATGATTTATCAGTGTCTAAACCAGACTGCACTCTGGAATGCATTTGTGCAAATACACAGATGAACGTGTACAAACCCAAGATCCTCCACACTCCACAGGAGATCCTTCTCAGAAGAGATCTCTCACACCTTCCTGAGActctgagcagcaggacagtAGTAGCAGGTAATGCTAAATGTGTAGGAGATCATCCTGAATGTTTAAAGGTGTAAAGTGTTTGATGTAAAGCAGACACTGAAAAACtacctgctgcagaggagaggaTCTGTACCAAAAACTGTTATGCAGAAAGTGATTCTGACACTCCTTAACTACTAGCTGAAGCCACCTAAGTCCAGATGGtgacagtggtgtccctcaggggtccatactgAGACCAGTGCTGTGCAACATCTCTACCAACCACATACAGTAGGATCAAgagctccctccccagtttgcagacaacaccatgctgagtggtgcagctgatACATCTGagggacaggatgccatccagaaggacctggacaagctggatcAGTAGGCctgtgcaaggtcctgcacctgagtcagAGCAACAGCAAGGATGTGTACAGGCTGCAGCATCAAGGGCAGCCCTGCCATACAAGACTTGGAGGCAGTGGTGGATAAAAacctcaacaggagccagcagtgtgaagctgcaggctgcaagACCAAAGGTATCTTGGGcttcatcaaaagcagcatggccagcaggctaAGGGAcaggattctccccctctgctccaccttggtgagcagctctggggccctcaccACATGAAAGACATGGGCCTGTTGGAATggctccagaggaagccacaatgcagagcagacagctgaaacacctctcctgtgaggacaggctgagagcttggGCTGGTAAACCAGAAGAGAATGAGAGACCTTGCTGGGTCTTTCAACACTTAAAGGGGGtagatggggacaatctttgTAGCTGGGCCtcttgcaacaggacaagaggtgatcaAGACCAAggggttcaacaagaccaagtgcagggtcctgcatctgggtggaggcaatcccaggcacaactctaggctgggcagggactggctggaaagcagccctgaggagagagacttggggatgctgggggaggagaagctcaacaggagctctcagtgtgcacttgcagcccggaaagccaatcagatcctgggctgcagcaagagaagtgtggccagcagggcaagggaggtgattctccccctctgctcagctctgctgagaccccacctggagtactgcctccagttctggagcccctattacaagagggatctggaggtgctggaaggtgtccagagaagggccacgaggatgagcagagggctggagcatctctcctatgaggacagactgaaggagttggggctgttcagtctggagaagagaaggctctcattgtggccttccagtatctgaagggggctacaagaaggctggggagggactgctcaggctctcaggtagtgctaggactagggggaatggaatgaagctggaggtggggagattcaggctggaggtgaggaggaagttcttccccatgagagtggtgaagccctggaatgggttgtccagggaggtggttggggcgccgtccctggaggtgtttaagcccaggctggatgaggctctggccagcctgatctagtgtggggtgtccctgcccatggcaggggggttggaactaggtgatccttgtggtcccttccaaccctgactgatactatgatcatTTGAAgataaaagaggggagattaagACTaggcagaagggagaaatgctttatgctgagggtggtgaaatgctggCACAAGTTTCTACCCAGAGAGGTAgagaggctccatccctggtcATGCTGCACGGGGCTCTGAACTACCTGATCttgttaaagatgtccctgcccacagcagtggggttggactagatggccattacaggtcccttccaacccaagccattctgtgatgctataaaGTCTGAAAGGTCTTCACCGTACTCACTTCTCCtgccaggccacagctgcaagaCTCCACCTACGAGAACTGTGACCGCAGGCACGGCAGCAGCCAGACTTTGCCAGCAGAAAGAAGGGCATCAAGGCACAGCTGAGGGCCTGGGTGATCCCATCTGCACACACTTGCACATCCCAGATGTCTGTCTGCTCTGTACAAGGGTACTTTTTCCCCAGTGATCTGATTGACTGATATTGACTGATCCACAGAAAGCCAAAGAGGCCTTGCAGGAGCAGGACTTCCATTCGTGCTGCTGCTTACAAGCAAGACAAGTCCTTAAAGGTAAAGCAGGAAGAAGGACAAAGCAAAGAAGGATGGAGCtggaagagcaggagaggacCTACATGCTGAACAGCCTTTGCATGGTTAGCCCATACCATAGTGTTTAGCCAGCAGACAGCAGTCTGCCACTGCCTCACAtctttttgctttgccttttttcaaGGCTACTTCAAAAAGCTGTTTTGAGCACTCCTCTGGCACACCACATGCAGCCTCTCAGAGCCAGCAAGGGAACTACTTTCATGTTTCCAATACCAGctgtgggagaaaaaaacactATTGGAATTTCTGCTGGTTTAGGGCTGTGgtggttgctttgttttttaattaccaCTATTATTATTCCTCAAATTCCAGAAGAGTTTATTTAAGAGTCTAAAGAAAATTTTAACTTtcaagaatagactagaatagaataaaccaggttggcagagaccttcgagatcatcgagtccaacctatcatccaacaccacctagtcaactaacccacggcaccaagcaccccatcaagtctcctcctgaacacctccagtgctggtgactccaccacctccccaggcagcccattccaatgggcaatcactctgtatagaatttcttcctcacctccagcctaaacctctcctggcac is a genomic window of Dryobates pubescens isolate bDryPub1 chromosome Z, bDryPub1.pri, whole genome shotgun sequence containing:
- the SIGLEC15 gene encoding sialic acid-binding Ig-like lectin 15, translating into MREFSLLLLCLLRVSRKGVQCNGWSVHVPADVTGELGKTAVLPCTFTHPYKTFDRALTAIWRIKEPYNGTVVFKCVSQSASELCKTAISHKNKYKLLGNPRHKDLSIRIDNLTWSDSERYFCRVELAGDLHDKYESRNGIKLHLIAAPRIINITVSSNGDRTFQARCTAEGEPAPALTWTGPPYSNLTSTTSMNHRVTKELQYLTHDGKYTCTAINSHGRAEGAVYFYKFKASSSNFFLILIFVPLGIKVLILLVMLSFIVFSRGGPSSAPSSLAWPQLQDSTYENCDRRHGSSQTLPAERRASRHS